GAAGTATTAACAAAAATTACTTTGAAAGTACTCGTACAAATGCATATTATCAGAACCATACAAAATGACGGTATATACAGAGAAGTACTAGTACAGTTAAGGTTGCGTGTACTAACTCAAAGGGCTCACAAATGGGTGTTCCAAATGCCTGTTGGTTTTGAATCAAGCCCTTCCACACCAGCCTCTCTTCTTATCCACTGAACCTGCTTCCATTGCTGAAGACTGTTTGTTATGGACATTGCTTTTACTGTATGCCTGTGAGAATGCATAGATGGTTGTGGCTTGGGAAGTTAAAGGCAAGATTCAAAGGCACCTGATTTCAATTGGTGTTCAGTAGCCTATTATTTTTCTCACACACGACCAGTTGGCCCCACAAGACTATTACCAGGTTTTTTTWWatttattttttatacttatgAGCTGTTTTCAGCATTGCCCCTGCAGTTCTTGTAAACATGAAATATTACACACTGAGGTCAGCGCATGTTTACCAAGCTCGCAGAGATGGCACYTTTTACTCTGCAGTGTCAGTTACTTAGACATTGCTGCCCCCTAGTGGTAGATTGACCGCCTAAAGAGGTTGAAGACGTCAACAACAAGCAAGGCATCAGAATGCATGAGCCAGTGAGTATATCTACTTGGTGGACCTTTCCTGTATGCTGATTCCAATATCTGGTTCAGAATTATTATTCTCATCCAACTAATGAGCTTACTAAGGAatattttaaataacattttagttTGAGTTAGGGCACATCTCGCCTTTTGCCTTGTTCTCATCTATCGGTCTCTCTTCAATTTGGAAACTGTCATTGTTTTAAACAGTTTTGAGATTTGTACAAGTTTGTTTCAGAATCtttgaatggaataaatggaacagtgcTGTTGACCCTGCCTCATGTCTGTCATTATGCTTTAGGGTGCCTTTCAAACCAGTGCATCGGAGGGCCTAGTGTTGTTGTGCTGTCTACCAGAAAGGTAATACGGATGTATGTCAGCCAATTACTAATTTAGAACAGAGATTTTTACCAAATCGTTTGGACATGGTTAAGGCCAAGCCTGTCTGACACCAGCTCTCAAAGTCCTCCCGACTTGTCATGGGTGTCAGGCTTGCTTACTTTTATGCCTTGGTAATTATttaatttaacccttattttaccaggtaagttgactgagaactcAGTCTTATTTACAGCAacggggaatagttacaggggagatgaatgagccaattgtaaactcgGGATGWTTAGGTAACCGTGATGGtctgagggccagattgggaatttagccaggacaccggggttaaaacttcttatggctgggggcagtattgagtagcttggatgaataaggtgcccagagtaaactgcctgctactcagtcccagaagctaagatatgcatattattagtagatttggatagaatagactctgaataatgtctgtgagtataacagaactcatatggcaggcaaaaacctgaaattcaaccaggaagtgggaaatctgaggtttgcctatccaatatacatggggtcatattgcacttcctaggcttccactagatgtcaattgtctttagaaccttgtttgatgcttctactgtgaaggaggggggaataagagctgattgagtcagggctctggcagagtgccacgagctcactcagacgcacccccgtgagagttagctacgttccatcgcatttctacagacaaaggaattctccgggttGAATCATTATTGGAGATTTaggttaaaaacatcctaaagattgattctatacatcgtttgacatgtttctacgaactgtaatggactTTTTTGACTTTGGCCTTCGgaactaaacgtgcgaacaaaaaggaggtatttggacaaatgatggacgttatcgaacaaaacaaacatttattgtggaactgggattcctgggagtgtattctgatgatcaaaggtaagtgaatatttataattctatttctgacttctgactccacaacatggcgggtacctgtatggcttgtttttgtgactgagcgccgtactcagattattgcatggtgtgctttttccgtaaagtttttgggaaatctgacatagcggttgcattaagtttatctaaagttccatgtaaaacacttgtatcttttatcaatgtttattatgagtatttctgtggctctctgcaaaatcaccggatgttttggaggcaaaacattactgaacataacgcgccaatgtaaactaagatttttggatataaatatgaacttWatcaaacaaaacatacatgtattgtgtaacatgaagtcatatgagtgtcatctgatgaagatcatcaaaggttagtgattcattttctctttctgctttttgtgactcctctttggctggaaaaatggctgtgtttttctgtgactaggtgctgacctaacataatcagatggtgtgctttcgtcgtaaagattttttgaaatcggacactgtggtgggattaacaacaagtgtagctttaaaatggtgtcaaatacttgtatgtttgagtaattttaattatgagatttctgtttgaatttggcgccctgcactttcactggctgttaagtcgatcccgttaacgggatctcagccgcaAGAAGTttaacacctctactcttacgataagtgccatgggatctttagtgaccacagagtcaggacacctgtttaacatcctACCCAAAAGACGGCACACGTCTCCAATCAAGGGACAAACCCAGCAGTggaatgcagggtggtatgctgctggccRAATCAGTCTGGGCTGTTAATGTTTTGTAGAAATGTCTAGTAAAAAGAAATTGGGAACAAAACTGTCAAACATGGCCTGATTTTTCCTAGTCAACAATTATCTATACACAGTATAAAAGTGCAGTGTTGTTTTTAACACTGATGTGCAATATGTTACACAAGTTATTATAGAACTAAACAAATACGATTCTCATGATTTAAAGAACATTTTATACaaatttgtttttggacaatacgTGGTACAGTAAATTTATCAATCAGGGCTTGAGAGCCTGCAGGACTGACTGGGGCACTCTGCTGGCATAATACTGGTGGTTGCGTAGAGTGGCCAGCACCCCAGCGGAGTTCATGTGCTTCACGTTAGCATCATAACACAACGCACTGCCATGCATGTCTGTCAGCTTACCTGCAGAGGGACAGACAAAAGAGAAAAAATGGCAGGCAACATTACTGTCCTTACTCATAATTAGGAGGTACTTTCAGTAAGATAGAGGAAGATTGTTGCTTACCTCCTACTGCATGCAGGATGGCTTCAGGGGCACATGTGTCCCACTTTTTAGTTCCTAGACTGGCAAATACATAGGCTGAAGCCTTCCCCTCCACAAGCTGAATAATCTACACAAAGATAGGGTGCAACAGGAGTAAGACTACATTGTATAATTactgtattcagaaagtattcatacctcgaCTTATTCCAAagtgttacagccagaattcaaaaacacccatctacacacaacactgcaaatgtattgaaaatgaaatgtcatttataaatattcacaccactgaatacatgttagaatcacctttggcagtgattatctAGTTTGAATAGAGAGTGAATGATGAAGGCCAGTGATGAAGATGTCTAGTTGGCACCGAGGCCCAGTGTGATGACTCAATCACGACGTATGGCATTGTTTGAATKACTGACCATCTGTGGGCCACAGTGGTCAAACACACCTTTACTGTGGTAATCTCGATGAAGAGACAGTCCCACAGACGTCCTAAGGTCACTGAWGCCAGGAGAGGTGAAGATTTGAATTGACAAAATTAATGTTACTATGTGAATTCAAGAGTTCATAAAGAGCTATGAATTTTGATATGTTTCATTGTACTGTAGATTTGTTAGAGAAACTGTTATTCTGTTCGTTGGACAGCGGAAAGTTCAAAGGGGAACAACAACGATGTGCTCTTATCATACAGTGTTGAGGTGTGATAATTAGAGAACGTGTCTGAAGTTATGACTTATGTTTTGGGCCTTGCAAATTGATGTTAAATTAGACTATGGGAGATACTGGGATTTATTGCTCTTAGAAGAATAAAAGCTTGTCTTAAACTTAGGTCAGGGTAGATCTCTTGATGTACGTTTGTATATCATAGTGATGAATTTTCTATGCCGTTAAAACAGAATATTTTGCATTCTTTTTATCATGAAGATTTCTGgtatgaccctgccaagccgacacagcctgggatcgaacccggctTTGAAATGATGCCTCTAGCAGTGCcctagactgctgcgccactcgaagTCCAAATCTGATCACTTTTAAATAGATACGAACCGTAGTCCTCACATTGGAGTAATTTTCCTTTAAATATTATTTGATGATGTCTAATAGTACATTTTAttcacaatatacagtaccagtcaaaagttgacacacctactcattccagggtttttctttatttKacttttctacattgcagaataatagtgaagacatcaaaactatgaaataacacatctagaatcatgtgttaaacaaatcaaaatatattttatatttgagattcttcaaagtagccactctttctttgccttgacagctttgcacgctcttggcattctttcaaccagcttcatgaggtagtcacgtggaatgcatttcaagtccatattatgacaagaacagctcaaataagcaaagagaaaYGACAGTCCGTTACTttaaaagacatgaaggtcagtcaatctggaacatttcaagaactttgaaagtttcttcaagtgcagtcgcaaaaaccatcaagcgctatgatgaaaactgtctctcatgaggaccgccacagaaaaggaagaccagggttacctctgctgcagaggataagttcattaagttaactgcacctcagaaattgcagcccaaataaatgcttcagagttcaagtaacagacacatttctcaacatcaactgttcagaggagactttgtgaTCAGGCTTCATGGttaatttctgcaaagaaaccactactaaaggacaccataataagaagagacttgctgtgGCCAGAAAACACAAGCAAAGGACAGACTGGTGGAaatatctgtcctttggtctgattagtcaaatttgagctttttggctacaaccgctgtgtctttgagacgcagagtaggtgaacggatgatctccgcgtgtagttcccaccgtgaagcatgtaggaggtggtgtgggggtgctttgctggtgacagtgatttatttagaattcaaggcacacttaaccagcatggctaccacagcattctgcagcaatacgccatcccatctggtttgtgctaagtgggactattatttgttttcaacaggacaatgacccaacacacctccaggctgtgtaagggctatttgaccaagaaggagagcgatggagtgctgcatcagttgacctggcctccaatcacctgacctcaacccaattgagatggtttgggatgagttggactgcagagtgaaggaaaagcagccaaaaggtgctcatgtgggaactccttcaagactgttggaaaagcattccaggtgaagctggttgagagaatgcagtgTGCAAAGTTGTCTAGTTGAATAATCTCATTAttttaaccttttttggttactacattatttcaAGGCTTGCAAACTTGGCTATACCCACTGGGTATGATTATGGGGCTATAGCATTCACATGATAATGAAGTCAGATGTAATATCATAGTAGGGTCATAGACCCCTAAAATAATTATTTGTCATCTTCAGACAGAGAATTTTCACGATTCTACAGTTAcatctgagtctttctgggtaagtctaagctttgctcacctggattgtacaatatttgcacattcttttaaaacgtcaagttggttgttgatcattgctagatagcaattttcaagtcttgccatggttttgacttaaatcagcttgaaaatttaactaggccactcaggaaaattcaatgtcttggtaagcaactccagtgtacatttgggtttgtgttttaggttgtcctgctgaaaggtgaatgtttCCAAGTATctgctggaaagcagacagaaccaggttttcctctaagattttacctgtgcttagctctattctgtttatttttacccTAAACTCCCTTGCATACAAGggagacaagcatacccataacatgatgcaaccacgaccatgcttgaaaatatggagagtggtactcagtgatgtgttgttggatttgccccaagcataacactttgtattcaggataaagttaatttctttgccacattttttttgcagtattgctttagtgcctaattgcaaacaggatgaatatTTGTAAtatgtacaggctttcttcttttcactctgtcatttcggttagtattgtggaataactacaatgttctcgatccatcctcagttttctccaatcacagccattaaactcaactgttttaaagtcaccattggcctcatggtKaaatccctgagcggtttctttcctctggcaaaggagttaggaaggactcctgtatctttgaAGTGACTGGGCGTAttgattgatacaccatccaaagtgtaattaataacttcaccatgctcaagaaGATATTCAATCTCTGCTTTTATTTTATCATTATGCGTGTAGTCGTTATGGACTGRGGAgtctttcaggataaaaatactAAACATAATTCAGCTAAGCACAGGGAAAAATCATAAAGGaaagcctggttcagtctgttttccaccagccACTGGGAGAAGAattctcctttcagcaggacaaatctacactggaagttgcttaccaagaaaacaatgttcctgagtggccgagttagttgACTTTACTTaaatctacggcaagacctgcaaattgttgtctagcaatgatcaacaaggtgcttctacaaagtatttactcaggggtgtgaatactaataagattttctgcatttcattttcaacaaatttgcaaaaaaaWtctaaaaacatgttttcactttgtcattatgggggtattRTGTRtaggccagtgacacaaaatctcaatttaatccatttgaaattcaggctgtaacaacatgtggaaggtGAAGGGATGTGAATACWTTCtctgaatacatatgcaccccTAACCTTCCCATCCCTGTATATTTCACCTTATTTCCTGCTCCGCCGACTCTTATCACATCATGAGGTTCCATGGCATCCACAGTGTCTGTGACGAGTTTGTTGCTGTGGGAACGGGTTGTGGTGACAATGCGTCGGCCATCCGGGACCTCYTGTAGCTCGAACCCGAAAGCGCCCAGTCCGGGCATTCCCCACAGAGTTCTCCCCATGTCTGCTGACTCCGTCCCCAGCTGTAGATACAGAAGAAAGGACATTATACACACAGACTAAAGTAGTGTTCAGTAGGGAACACTATAGAAAATGAAAAATCTGTTCTTATTTGGACAAATCTccccatttcaaaacatttcctcCCTACTGAATATGTCATTCCCTGATAGGGTGAGAGGGTATAAGGTAGAACAAATTGTTTGTCACCTGATAATTGAAGAAGGGCTGGTTGATGACCCCAGCAATGGCCTTCCCGCCATATGCAATGCCGATCAGAACAGTCACATGATCAAGAAGCCCTGACATCATATGACAACATTTTAGCTGAAGGGAACAAATAACAGTGGACTTCACACAAGTATTGTCATgtataactacactgaacaaaaatattttaaaaacaacatgcaacaatttcaaagattttactgagttacagttcatataaggaaatcaatcaaaatacattaatttggccctaatctatgaatttcgcatgactgggcaggggtgcagccatgggtgggccttggcgggcataggaccacccacttgggagccaggtcaaCCCACTGGggtccaggcccagccaatcagaatgagtttttccccacaaaagggctttattacagacaaaaWTACTCCTCAGCactgatcccgcaggtgaagaagccagatgtggaggtcctgggctggcgtggttacacatggtctgtgtttgtgaggcaggttgaacgtactgccaaattctctaaaacgacgttcgaggtggcttatggtagataaacatgacattttctggcaacagctctggtgaacattcctgcagtcagcatgccaattgcacactccctcaaaacttgagacatctgtggcattgtgttgtgacaaaactgcacattttagtgtgcgtatggaacatttctgggagcttttatttcagctcatgaaacatgggaccaacactttacatgttgcgtttatattttggttcagtgtatttTTCCAGCATGAAAAACAAATCAGTGAGGTAAAAGTAGTATAATGGTACAAAGGAAAAAAGGGATAGAGAGAAGCCCTAGGACCattcctcaggactacctggcctgatgacgcCTGGCTGTCCACAGCCTGGTCGCACGGCAACAGTTagtaaggacgcctgtatctttgtagtgactgggtgtattgattgatatcatctaaagtgtaattaataacttcaccatgctcaaaaatatattcaatctctgcttttattttattattatgcgtgtaatcgttaaggacaggggtgtttttccaggataaaaaaataaacggaCTTCAGCTAAGcacagggggaaaaaatctgaGGAAAGCCTGGttgtctgttttccaccagacactgatcCCAGGAATtatcctttcagcaggacaataaactaaaacacatggccaaatctacactggagttgcttaccaagaaaaaactgtgaatgttcctgaatggctgagttacagttttgactttacTTGAAAATCTACAGCAAGACCTGAAAAYggttgtctagcaatgatcaacaaggtgcttctacaaagtatttactcaggggtgtgaatactaataTGAGATTTTCtccatttcattttcaacaaatttgctaaaaattctaaaaacatgttttcactttgtcattatggggtattgtgtataggccagtgagaaaaatctcaaattaatccatttgaaattcaggctgtaacaacgtGTGGAAAGTTAAGGGATGTGaactttcggaaggca
Above is a genomic segment from Salvelinus sp. IW2-2015 linkage group LG28, ASM291031v2, whole genome shotgun sequence containing:
- the bpnt1 gene encoding 3'(2'),5'-bisphosphate nucleotidase 1 yields the protein MSGNPAVVMRLVASAYAMAEKAGAIVRXVLQSGELGIVEKTGANDLQTLADRLVQQSICASLSKSFPKITIIGEEDLPEEAIKEDLIESGQSEDILQKSCPAEYSALKEEELVVWVDPLDGTKEYTEGLLDHVTVLIGIAYGGKAIAGVINQPFFNYQLGTESADMGRTLWGMPGLGAFGFELQEVPDGRRIVTTTRSHSNKLVTDTVDAMEPHDVIRVGGAGNKIIQLVEGKASAYVFASLGTKKWDTCAPEAILHAVGGKLTDMHGSALCYDANVKHMNSAGVLATLRNHQYYASRVPQSVLQALKP